ACCCAGACACTGACTGGACCTGCACAGGACATGACACATCCACACTGGGCATGACACATTCACACGGGAATGAAAGGTTTCCCCTCGGGAAAGCACTGGATGCAGGCTGAGAGCAGTGTAAACAGCCAGCAGCAATAACAACCACTGCTGCAGCCACttctgggctgggctgcccgTGCTCTGTGCAGAGAGAGGGGTGCAGGGCTCAGCTGTggccctgctggctgtgcttAGATATGAAAAGGACAGGATGCTTCCCAGAAGAGAGGCAGAACAGAGGAGGATGGGTGCAACAGCTGCACTGGGAGAAAGGATGAAGCACCAGcagtgcaggcagcagagaccagggaagggctggcaggcaggagGCACCCCTACCTTGTTTGGGCTGAAGACAGAGTGGATGCACTGCAACATCTCTTTGGTGTCTTCTCCTTGGGGGTCCCCACAGATGACGACCTGTCCAGCGGGAGGGTGGGTGGCAGGAGGGAGAAAACTGAGCTGTGACTGCACCCAtgccactgccagccccactccTACAGCAGGTCCTGCAGGGGACACTGAGCCCCAGCCCATACCTGTTTGAGGGTGTGATGGAAGACAGCAGTGGCCCGGGCCATCTCTGAGAGGGTTATTGGGATCTTCTGCAGCCTCTCAGAGTAGGCAGCCAAGATCTTCCCAGCTTTTTCCACCCAGTCCATATGACCAGAGTAACAAGCTGCTCGGAGCAGGTTTGTGACACTGACAGAGTTAGGGGTGGGCTCTGCTCCATCTTGGTCTGCAAAGGACATCTGCCATCAGCCCTGTCCTCCCACACCACAACCCATGAACACATGGCCAGGTCCCTGAGCTCACCATCCTTGAGACGCAGGAGCAAGGAGGGATCGCCTGCCTCAGTGGAGAAATAAGCAAAGCCTTTAGGGTCCCAGAAGAGCTTGTCTTGCATGTGCTGCAGATGAAGGGCCCactccagccagctctgctccagagaGGCTTCATACAGGTCAAAGAGTGCCTGGATGACAAAGACATAGTCCTCCAGGAAGCCCTGGATGGGCACAGCACTGCAGTGGCAGACAGGGAAGGAAAATCAGAATCTCTAAAGTGAGCAGCTTGGAAATGTTCTCCAACCTAGCAAAGCCCTGTTTACTGGTCTCCGCTACCCAAGGAGATGCCACCAAACAAAGCAATGGCTGTGGCCATCACACAACTCAGCCCCAGGGTTCTGTACAGGAGGGGAAGGCAGGAGAAGACATTTGCCAAGATGAAAGATGAGGAACAGTAAAGGTTTGGACCTCGGTTCCTCCCCACTAGCCGGGGGACACTAATCCTTCCTaaactgcagcagagctctATACAAAacagcctccctccctcccagttcaGTCCTGCCTGAAAGAGAGGACAGGGACTGCTGGGGATCTGGGCAGCACCTGCAGGTGGCCAGTAAGTCTGTGGGCTCTCTGATATTCACCTCTGCTCCACTGAGTTGTCCTTGCCCCGGTAGCAGCTCCGCAGCAGCCTCCCGCTGCCAGGGTCGAAAAGGTGTGTCCTCAGGAAggcagctgcctgtgcagccctgctcaCGTATTCCTGCTcggccagggcagccccagcctgggcaaAGCCCGAGATCATCAGTCCTGTGGAGGCAGAGACAGCAGGACAGGTCAGGAGGTGCACACAGAACCAGTGACAAGGTCACTGTCAGTCCTCTGAAGGTTGTTCAATGTGAAGCTCATcctcccagctgccagcaggtcAGGTCTCAGCTCTTCTGCTCGGTCCCAATCACTAATAAAGTCACTCACTGTCACCAAAGAGACAGGCAGAGTACTGTAAGGACAGCAAGAGCTGAGCCTTCACTTGTGGGCAGATACAGGGCTCAAGACTATTCCAGTTTGCAGGATAGCTCCATCCCATGCCAGCTCCAGACTCAAAGACCCAGGAATTTACTGCTGGGAACAGAGCCTGGGATCCTGCAGTTACTCTCCAAGGCAGGACCCCTAGACAGACACAGTGCTGTGATCCCTCACCCATGCAGCAGTAGGGATAGGTCTGTGCCTACCAGGGAAGAGTtatgctgctctctgctggcagctggggagggaaaTAAAGCCAGAACAGTATCCTGATGGTCCTAAGGCTTGCAGGTGTGGGGCTGCTTCCACACAGTCCCTGATCCCAGCCTACCCAGTGCCTCTGTGGGAGCTCTCCAGTCCCAGAAGGACCGGTTGCTACCAGGCCCTGGTGAGGGTCCAGCCAAGGCATGTGTCCCCAGGATGGAGCCACCTCTCACCATTCCATGCTGCCAGCATCTTGGTGTCCAGGTGTGGCCGTGGACGCTGTGCCCGGGCTGAGGACAGTCTCTGTCGGCATTCCTGCAGCAGGGCACTCAGCTGGACTGGCTTCAGCCCAAAGCGGGCTGCCGTCAGCTCCGGGGAGCAGCGGGCAATGAGGACGTTCTTTCCCTTCAGCTCCTGATGGGGGTCCTGAAAGGAAAGAGAGACACATTCTAGGAATGCCATCGGGCTTGGGAGGTGTTGGACTCCGAGTGttttggggctgctctgccatCCCTCCGTGCCTATGGATGCAGGTCCCTCACCAGTGCTCCTGGCAAGTCTTTGCTCTCTCTCACCTTCATGGGGTCCACGTTGCCGGCCTCTTCCACCCCGTAGTGGTGCATGAACACATCTGCCAAGGTTGTCCCCTCTGTGGCCCCCTCAACAGGGTCAGGGAGGAGAGTCTGGAGCTCCTTGGCTGTCCACACACAGAAAGCACCTTCTTGCTTCTTTCCGGATGTGGTGGTCGGGTAGGAATCTGCATCTTCTGCACTATAGAAACCTCCTGCCTGGGAAAAGCGCAACAGAGAGACCCTCCAGTTCCAGGACACCACTTTCAGCCAGCTCACCAtcactgcagggctggcagcctgGCTAATGAGCCTCAGCAGTGCTCCAGACTGAGCTcagctgggagggaagggaggaaaaaacagcCCCAAGCCACCACATGTCAGGGCAGGCAGGGTAAGTGGCTCCCTTGGGGTCAGCTCAGGGAAGAGCCTACCCGGTCACTCAGGTCCCGTGAGACATAGAGTAGAATGTCTCGGACAACATCAGCAAAGAATTCATCACCAGAGATCTGTAGGAGACAGAGGGTGGACATCAGTGTTACATGGGTGGGGGCAAGAGACACAGCAAGATATGGTGAGAGATTTCAATCTGAGGACTTGGCAAAGGAGCATTTGAAAGTCCAAGGATTTTAAATGAGGGATGAATTCAGAGTAAGACCTTCAATGGAAATCTTCTATCTGTGAATACTGCACATCTCTGAAGGGCAGTGGAGAGCAATGCTGGAGTTACACCAAGGTCAAAGGCCAGCAGCATTGTTTGCTGACACACAAAGACCAGCCCAGAGGCTGTTTCCTCCCCCATAGTGCCCAAAGCCCTGGGGTGACACTGTCACAGGTTTGTGCAGCACTTCTGGATAAACAACAGCAGATGAAGGGGAGCGTTGGATTGCTCCATACCCATAGGATGGGGAGTATCTTGGAGAACAGGCTTTGAAGCTGCTCCCCAAACCAGGCCAGTCCTCACAGCCTGCAGAAGTGGGAGCTGCTCAGAGGGATGCCAGAGCTGTACCTGGAAGGCTCTGCTGTACATGACTGCCAGCTGCCCCTGGTCATAGAGCATCTTCTCAAAGTGAGGGACGTGCCAGTGCTGGTCAGTGGAGTAGCGGTGAAAGCCCTGCAGAGACCATGTGAAGATGTCTCTACCCCACACCTCCTGGATAGGGGCTTAACCCCAAAGATTTACTCCTACCTGACCAATGTGGTCATGGATGCCCCCATGGGCCATCATCTTGAGGGTGTGCAGAGCCATCTGCAGTGCCCGGGCACCTTCTGGAGTGGTTTGGTGCAGGGCCCAGTACGTGAACAGGAAATTCAAATTCACTGAAACACAGGGAGAAAACAGCAGGCTGTGGGGTGGGCTCTGCCCCCACGGTGCTCTCTGCCCCACAGAAGGTCTCAGCAGCAGAGACCAGACTGACCTGGGGTGGGGAACTTGGGGGATTTGGA
This window of the Poecile atricapillus isolate bPoeAtr1 chromosome 17, bPoeAtr1.hap1, whole genome shotgun sequence genome carries:
- the SPATA20 gene encoding spermatogenesis-associated protein 20 isoform X2, which translates into the protein MATAGTPSPPSIPLHTNRLINEKSPYLLQHAHNPVDWYPWGQEAFDKAKTENKLIFLSVGYSTCHWCHVMEEESFKSKEIGEIMNKHFVCIKVDREERPDVDKVYMTFVQATSGGGGWPMSVWLTPDLKPFAGGTYFPPEDGVHRVGFRTVLLRIAEQWKENKDALLESSQRILEALRHTSEILVQGQESPPPAKEVMDTCFQQLSRSYDEDYGGFSKSPKFPTPVNLNFLFTYWALHQTTPEGARALQMALHTLKMMAHGGIHDHIGQGFHRYSTDQHWHVPHFEKMLYDQGQLAVMYSRAFQISGDEFFADVVRDILLYVSRDLSDRAGGFYSAEDADSYPTTTSGKKQEGAFCVWTAKELQTLLPDPVEGATEGTTLADVFMHHYGVEEAGNVDPMKDPHQELKGKNVLIARCSPELTAARFGLKPVQLSALLQECRQRLSSARAQRPRPHLDTKMLAAWNGLMISGFAQAGAALAEQEYVSRAAQAAAFLRTHLFDPGSGRLLRSCYRGKDNSVEQSAVPIQGFLEDYVFVIQALFDLYEASLEQSWLEWALHLQHMQDKLFWDPKGFAYFSTEAGDPSLLLRLKDDQDGAEPTPNSVSVTNLLRAACYSGHMDWVEKAGKILAAYSERLQKIPITLSEMARATAVFHHTLKQVVICGDPQGEDTKEMLQCIHSVFSPNKVLMVADGDSTGFLYRQLPFLASLERKDGKATAYVCSNFTCSLPVTSVQELRGMLSS
- the SPATA20 gene encoding spermatogenesis-associated protein 20 isoform X1 yields the protein MLAVPLRCARRYTFLTGIAAMATAGTPSPPSIPLHTNRLINEKSPYLLQHAHNPVDWYPWGQEAFDKAKTENKLIFLSVGYSTCHWCHVMEEESFKSKEIGEIMNKHFVCIKVDREERPDVDKVYMTFVQATSGGGGWPMSVWLTPDLKPFAGGTYFPPEDGVHRVGFRTVLLRIAEQWKENKDALLESSQRILEALRHTSEILVQGQESPPPAKEVMDTCFQQLSRSYDEDYGGFSKSPKFPTPVNLNFLFTYWALHQTTPEGARALQMALHTLKMMAHGGIHDHIGQGFHRYSTDQHWHVPHFEKMLYDQGQLAVMYSRAFQISGDEFFADVVRDILLYVSRDLSDRAGGFYSAEDADSYPTTTSGKKQEGAFCVWTAKELQTLLPDPVEGATEGTTLADVFMHHYGVEEAGNVDPMKDPHQELKGKNVLIARCSPELTAARFGLKPVQLSALLQECRQRLSSARAQRPRPHLDTKMLAAWNGLMISGFAQAGAALAEQEYVSRAAQAAAFLRTHLFDPGSGRLLRSCYRGKDNSVEQSAVPIQGFLEDYVFVIQALFDLYEASLEQSWLEWALHLQHMQDKLFWDPKGFAYFSTEAGDPSLLLRLKDDQDGAEPTPNSVSVTNLLRAACYSGHMDWVEKAGKILAAYSERLQKIPITLSEMARATAVFHHTLKQVVICGDPQGEDTKEMLQCIHSVFSPNKVLMVADGDSTGFLYRQLPFLASLERKDGKATAYVCSNFTCSLPVTSVQELRGMLSS